The genomic window CCAAAGGGAAAAAAGATGATATTCAGGATTAAAGACCAATGATGatagaaaactacagaaaagacAAAGTGTTGTTAACGTGGATTTAGTTTGTTTGAATAATCGTTAATTGAAGACACTGAAGggttcttcatgtacaaatacacatgatGAGTATATTTGAACAGTTAAACTCTACTGTCCTGCAGCTGAATGTCATGGATATGAGAGAAGACACATTAACAATAAACTCATTGAATGAGAGGAAATGAATGACTGTacctgaatacacacagaatCTGTAACAATGATATGATACTAGAGAAAATGGGAAACATTCCCCTTCCATTTGTGTTTGGAACGTCCTCTGatttgtcttctttgtcttcactcAGAGAGCACTGACCAGTGTCGGCAAAAACTGAAGGTTAagctgcagcagaagtttgagtgtgtgtttgagggcatcatTAAAGAAGGActccccaaaaccctcctgaaccagatctacacagagctctacatcacagagggaggggctacagaggtcaaccaggaccatgaggtcagacagattgaaacagcatccaggaacccacacagaccaccaacaaccatcacatgtgaagacatctttaaaacgccacctgacagagatcaaccaatcagaacagtgctgacaaagggcgtggccggcatcgggaaaacagtcttaacacagaagttcagtctggactgggctgaagacaaagccaaccaggacatccacttcatatttccattcaccttcagagagctgaatgtgctgaaacagaagaagttcagcttggtggaactggttcatcacttcttcactgaaaccaaagaagcaggaatctggatctttgaagacctccaggtggtgttcatcttagacggtctggatgagtgtcgacctcctctggacttcaacaacactcagatcctgactgatgttacagagtccacctcagtggatgtgctgctgatgaacctcatcagggggaacctgcttccctctgctcgcctctggataaccacacgacctgcagcagccagtcAGATCCCTGAAGCGTGTCGtggcatggtgacagaggtcagagggttcactgacccacagaaggaggagtacttcaggaagaggttcacagatgaagaacagaccaacacaatcatgtcccacatcaagacgtcacgaagcgtccacatcatgtgtcacatcccaatcttctgctggatcactgctagagttctggaggacgtgttgaagaccacagacagaagacaactgcccaagaccctgactgagatgtacatccacttcctggtggttcaggccaaactgaagaacatcaagtatgatggaagatctgggaCAGATTCACCCTGGAGTctagagaccaggaagatgattgagtctctgggaaaactggcctttgagcagctgaagaaaggaaacctgatcttctatgaatcagacctgacagagtgtggcatcgatatcagctcagcctcagtgtactcaggagtgttcacagaggtcttcaaagaggagagaggactgtaccaggaccagaggttctgcttcatccatctgagtgtccaggagtttctggctgctcttcatgtccatcagaccttcatcaacactggagtcaatctgctgtcagaagaacaaaccacaTCCCAGAGGTCTGGATCTGCAGAGGCACAGTTCTACCAGACTGCTGTGGAcgaggccttacagagtccaaatggacacctggacctgctCCTCCGCTTCCTTCTGGGTCTGtcactgcagaccaatcacagactcctacaaggtctgatgaaacagacaggaagtagctCAGAGACCAAGAAGAAAACAGTTGggtacatcaagaagaagatcaaTGAGAATCTGAATGTAGagaaaagcatcaacctgttccactgtctcaGTGAACTGGAGGATcaatctctggtggatcagatccaacagttCCTGAGAGACGGGGGTCTCGACACGTATCgtctgtctcctgctcagtggtcagctctggccttcatgTTACTGTCATCAGATAAAGATCTGGATAAGTTTGATCTGAACAaatactctggttcagaggaggctcttctgaatttgctgccagtcgtcaaagcctccaacaaagctgtgtGAGTCCAGACAGAGTGGAGTTTGTTGAATTTAGTCTGGTTTAGGACATTTTTGTACCTTATTCATTCCTTGTCAAACCACGACACTGATCATATTAATCAACATCATAACTTGATGGAATTCACATCCAATCCACTTCATGTGTATGACAGTAGGAGCACATCTGATCCAGTCCATCAAACATGTGAGTTAGTTTATGGTGGACCATGGATTTAGATCCTGTTTGGTCTTCAATGCTGGTTCCAGATTCtctttaaataaatctgtaaatgtacGTGTTACTGAGACCCTCAGATAAATAAAGGGGTCATAACCATAATCATAAATGAACAGCAGTGAGGGTCCATACAGTTTGTCTGAGTGTTCACAGGAAATAGTAGCTCTGTGATACATTGACTTTATAACCTGATATTTGACCAAAACTAGTGATTATCTGTAGAACTATTGGAACTGAAATGAAGTGGAGTTTAGTGAAGATCAGTTTATTCTGCTGATGTTTTTAATAGAACAAACCAATGTGTTCTGTTTCTGCAGATTGACTGTCCATGACCTATCAGAAAGAGGctttgaaggtctgtcctcagttctcagatcccagtcctctaGTCTCAGACATCTGGATCTCAGTACCAATGACCCaaaggattcaggactgaagatcctgtcagatggactgaggagtccagactgtaaactggagactctcaggtcagataaagttagaatctgaatttaattatttctgatcttttggtcctgactgagttttattaaatcatgttgtacttgtttaaatgaaggtgtattagatctagagctgcacaatcaagTCAGTCACAAGCAGTGGCAGCTCATCGATAGAGGCCGCTAGGGCaccgccccacctgtctcacatgaagaagaagacgataggaatcacctaaaataattttacaaaaacatgaatattttaatgGGTAAAACATGATGTAGGctgtgagtactgtgtataatctgcattcaagtggagtttaaactagagcccgaccaatatgggatttctGATATCTGATGTTGGCCggtaaccgatatattggctgatatatgaaataagaacactgatctacacaggatataataatcttttatcagataattgtgAAAATTGGATTAACAGTCgcataaatctttgtttgtctcacaaatataatttacacaactttcaaatacaaactatgcaatcacaaaaataattagagcaaaaaatattacttactacaaaattatgttttcactcacaaattttgatgtgtctgcatcatggcactacaacttcccatgtggactaaggactgaactgagcatgtgcagagtgaattaggtgagtccgaagttattcctgattggagcaatagcgagagttacaactgacccatgttacaactgtcccccgtctcccctacactattaccACCCAGgcgtgcctgcagaatgaaactgtgtggtagacaggaagtgcacggacatgggtctgtgtgtgggggggtgaacacttcataagacagggggtccgtgattttttttttgggggggggggggggggggtgttagctgtccatccttgtcagagcgtgtggtagcggtccgtgattttcactggtggggggggggggtcggggtcGGAGTCGGAGCGGGGGGGGATTAGCAGTAGCTCCGTggtaatgtgattgtgtgtgtaggGGTGATAGTGacattgtctgagcaggagtgaaagtgaaactaacttgctttaCTGTTCATCCGACTCTCcgtgtcactcacacacacacacacacacacacacacacaggagcagcaagcgacagaatctccatgcagcaaaaaagttaatacatcagcCACAtgggctacatattggccgatgttgattaattggtgaaacgctataatcggcccaatTAATCGGCCGGCTGATTAATCGGTCGGACTCtagtttaaacatgttttctgtcgtttagtgaacagtcaactgacgtgtttcctgtttggggcaaaAATCTGTGTCCAAAGCTCTGCCTTTATCACAATAGACTCTCATTATAAAGGGAgcatgtgcagtagaccccctccaatacaagagataggagaaccccgcccacaggagtaaacgtcacatctcgaaaagaatcaagaccttcctcaaaaATGGAATCAGTGCGTAGGTCCATAAGTACAACTACTGAGCCATGACTAAGAGGTTGGATAGATCAGTGGATAACACAACTGGTTTAGATGCAGGAGGTGTGAGGTTGATTCCTGCCATGAGTGATATCTTTGATTTGTTTTTGCCCTAAGGttgatgttctgttttttttactgtcatgtgATCTACCCgtactaccttcacccctggtgtaaatgcattttccattttatcagtggaaaagagactcaccagggacatgtctgactttaacaatagagtcatagaaatatgtgcatgtttgaaggatagacagtGAAATTTACAGATaatggaatttccccttgtgggacgaaTAAAGGGATATCTAATCTTATCTAAAAAAACACATGATGAAAAGTACAAAGTAAACGTACATGACACATaccatgtatttttattttaatttaaatgaatattctaaaatagtggtgcatgtactttggcgtatcctagtggtgatatgtggttatagtgcagctgaaaactgacctggatactgcaccaccaaaaaataatttcaccagccgccactgatcaCACGTGTAATCACTATATCGACctgtgtaattataaaatggaaaaagaccACAATTTAAAGATCAGGATTTAGGTGGATTTATGGTGATCCAAAtgacacttccccctccttgcctccagtgccacccacactggtatatgactgtttggtggtggtcagaggggccgtaggcgcaaattggcagccacgcttctgtcagtctgccccagggcagctgtggctacatatgtagtttaccactgcCAGAGTGTGAATCTGAGCACGAATGAGTAATGGGTCAAtactgtaaagcgctttgggtgtctagaaaagcgctatataaatccaattcattattattattattattattgttaaatgGAAAATTAGTGAATAGAAGTTCAACACAACTTCTGTTGTATGGAGATGATTCGGATTCAGTGATGCTGAGCAGATGGAGATACTgtggaaaacatgaaaaatgaaaatcacaacattAAAGTGTTTCTAATTGTAAGTTTTGGTATTTTCACACTAGTTTCAGTTTTTATGGTGGACTTGACATTATTAAATGACTCATCTGTGCATTTGTCTTGATAACCAAGCAAGAAGCAtcttcttcttgtttttgctGCTTTTCCACAGGCCTTTTAAAGAGCAGATATTGTGCAGATGAAACGTCCATATccagacacatacagctgtggAGGTTCACGTGTGATTCAGTCGACTATAATACCCTTCTAGTTGCAGGTCCAGGCACTTGGGCTGCAACTCATGACTAACTCTACACTTGACTAGTCAtattacaaactgaaaaaaaaacccaaaacaaaacaaaaaaacaaaaacaaatatctcTTATTTCTATTCATTACAGTAAATACATTGGTTGGTTACTGTCGGCTGTAACCACGGcgacaaaaagaaagaaacattaatGGGAAACTTAACTGTTGACTCTGTCTCTCTTTTACTGCTCATACGTCTCACACACACTG from Sphaeramia orbicularis chromosome 16, fSphaOr1.1, whole genome shotgun sequence includes these protein-coding regions:
- the LOC115436241 gene encoding NLR family CARD domain-containing protein 3-like, giving the protein MDQSEDREEGATPWKTTHRPPTGPGPDPGSGPGSTPGPGPGPGPSCVSMKSDDSMELPLHFKRGHVCDPQPGPGPGPGSGPGPGPSCVSMKSDYSMGRLIDFKTERVSQTQHGPGPGPEPRTGTGPGPSCVSIKSDDSMDRQINFKTGRVSQTQMDQSEDREEGPPPWKTTHRPPTGPGLGPGPDSARPSRRPVKELVLAFEGVGSTDGCRSTGQRIRPDPKYLSMKSQWSVSLPLYFKESDQQQPGPGPGPRPGPSCVSIRSDDSMGRGVYFKTGRVSQTQVEQQSSEVPTDPQHQTQLDSPFEETQMVSLKESLLKILEDLNDADFKKFKWFLENEKPRIPVSKLEDADRIDTIRRMVQIYYTNTQKVTVRVLEKMDRTDLVKKLSKGIPVSKESTDQCRQKLKVKLQQKFECVFEGIIKEGLPKTLLNQIYTELYITEGGATEVNQDHEVRQIETASRNPHRPPTTITCEDIFKTPPDRDQPIRTVLTKGVAGIGKTVLTQKFSLDWAEDKANQDIHFIFPFTFRELNVLKQKKFSLVELVHHFFTETKEAGIWIFEDLQVVFILDGLDECRPPLDFNNTQILTDVTESTSVDVLLMNLIRGNLLPSARLWITTRPAAASQIPEACRGMVTEVRGFTDPQKEEYFRKRFTDEEQTNTIMSHIKTSRSVHIMCHIPIFCWITARVLEDVLKTTDRRQLPKTLTEMYIHFLVVQAKLKNIKYDGRSGTDSPWSLETRKMIESLGKLAFEQLKKGNLIFYESDLTECGIDISSASVYSGVFTEVFKEERGLYQDQRFCFIHLSVQEFLAALHVHQTFINTGVNLLSEEQTTSQRSGSAEAQFYQTAVDEALQSPNGHLDLLLRFLLGLSLQTNHRLLQGLMKQTGSSSETKKKTVGYIKKKINENLNVEKSINLFHCLSELEDQSLVDQIQQFLRDGGLDTYRLSPAQWSALAFMLLSSDKDLDKFDLNKYSGSEEALLNLLPVVKASNKAVLTVHDLSERGFEGLSSVLRSQSSSLRHLDLSTNDPKDSGLKILSDGLRSPDCKLETLRLSICNLSERSCEGLSSVLRSQSGSLTHLELNNMDLKDSGQKILSDGLRSPDCKLETLRLSICNLSERSCEGLSSVLRSQYSSLTHVDLNNMDLKDSGLKILSDGLRSPDCKLETLRLSGCQITEEGCSSLVSALKSNPSHLRLLDLSYNHPGASGQELSALVEDPHWTLDTVRLEPSGVRWLRPGLRKCKWISIGLQMKPNLNIQ